In Pyrus communis chromosome 8, drPyrComm1.1, whole genome shotgun sequence, one genomic interval encodes:
- the LOC137743550 gene encoding UDP-glycosyltransferase 87A1-like gives MDATSKVCHVVAMPYPSRGHVNPMINLCKLLAAKKTDILITVVVTEEWLGFIGPDPKPDNIRFSTIPNVLPSELVRGANYPAFYDAVMTKMGAPFERLLDQIQPPVATIIADIELLWAVPTGRRRDIPVASLSTPSASFFHLLFRNRELNLLEHLMHHFNVDSTTVGHVAAMPFPGRGHINPMMNLCKLLASKNPQLLVTFIITEEWLSFIGFDPKPDNIRFSTIPNVIPAERLKATDFPGFYEAVMTKMEAPFELLLSQLDPPATAVIADIEVRWGVGVGIRRNIPVALLWTMPATFLSMLHRFNIFSQNKDIPLECFDSGAQIPGISSSDLADLGEVFRRTDPKVMKLALECISWVPKAQCLLFTSFHELEPEIFHSLQAEFPFPVYPIGPAIPYLELGKNSCVSVGDNGIDYMKWLDSQPKASVLYISLGSFLSVSNMQMDEIAAGLKRSGVRFLWVARGEAARLSESCSGSDGMGLVVPWCEQLKVLCHSSVGGFWSHCGWNSTLEAVFAGVPMLTFPLFLDQIPNSRQIVDGWKIGRRVKSEVHDERLMTREEVAELVKRFMDPESSDGIKMRRKAKELGDLCHRAIAKGGSSDTNLDDFIRDLGKATCNLQMETQVPHP, from the exons ATGGACGCCACCTCCAAAGTCTGCCATGTGGTGGCGATGCCGTATCCCAGCAGAGGCCACGTCAACCCCATGATCAACCTCTGCAAATTACTAGCCGCAAAGAAAACCGACATTCTAATCACCGTCGTCGTCACCGAAGAGTGGCTTGGATTCATAGGACCCGACCCGAAACCCGATAACATCCGCTTCAGCACCATCCCCAACGTCCTTCCGTCCGAGCTAGTCCGCGGGGCTAACTATCCCGCTTTCTACGACGCCGTAATGACAAAGATGGGAGCTCCGTTTGAACGATTACTCGATCAAATTCAGCCTCCAGTGGCCACCATTATAGCCGACATCGAGCTTCTTTGGGCGGTTCCAACCGGCCGCCGGAGAGATATTCCGGTGGCTTCTCTTTCGACTCCATCGGCATCGTTTTTTCATCTCCTCTTCCGGAATAGGGAGCTGAATTTGTTAG AACATCTAATGCATCACTTCAACGTTGACTCAACTACCGTCGGCCATGTGGCGGCAATGCCGTTCCCCGGCCGAGGCCACATCAACCCCATGATGAACCTCTGCAAGTTACTAGCTTCCAAAAACCCTCAACTCCTTGTCACCTTCATCATCACCGAAGAGTGGCTGAGCTTCATCGGCTTCGACCCAAAACCCGACAACATCCGATTCTCCACCATCCCAAACGTCATCCCCGCCGAGCGGCTAAAAGCCACCGACTTCCCTGGCTTCTACGAAGCTGTCATGACCAAGATGGAAGCTCCCTTCGAGCTCCTCCTCAGCCAGCTCGACCCGCCGGCCACAGCCGTCATTGCTGATATAGAGGTCCGGTGGGGAGTCGGGGTTGGGATTCGGAGGAATATTCCGGTGGCCTTGCTCTGGACTATGCCAGCCACTTTCTTGTCAATGCTGCACCGTTTCAATATTTTCTCACAAAACAAGGACATCCCACTTGAATGTTTTG ATTCTGGAGCCCAAATTCCAGGGATTTCTTCATCTGATTTAGCAGACCTGGGAGAAGTGTTTCGAAGAACCGACCCGAAAGTCATGAAGCTTGCTCTGGAATGCATTTCATGGGTTCCAAAAGCTCAGTGTCTTCTGTTCACTTCATTTCATGAGCTTGAACCCGAAATCTTCCACTCTTTACAGGCGGAATTCCCATTCCCTGTGTACCCAATTGGTCCTGCCATACCTTACTTGGAGCTTGGAAAGAATTCCTGTGTGTCAGTTGGTGACAATGGCATTGACTATATGAAATGGCTTGATTCCCAACCAAAAGCCTCTGTCTTGTACATCTCATTGGGGAGTTTTCTTTCTGTTTCAAACATGCAGATGGATGAAATCGCAGCCGGGCTGAAACGTAGCGGGGTTCGGTTCTTGTGGGTTGCGCGGGGGGAGGCGGCTCGATTGAGTGAGAGCTGCAGCGGTAGTGATGGTATGGGGTTGGTGGTGCCATGGTGTGAGCAACTGAAAGTGTTGTGCCATTCTTCTGTGGGTGGTTTTTGGTCACATTGTGGATGGAATTCGACTTTAGAAGCTGTTTTTGCCGGTGTCCCAATGCTTacttttcctctttttctaGACCAAATTCCGAACAGCAGGCAAATAGTTGACGGGTGGAAGATTGGCAGGAGGGTTAAATCAGAGGTACATGATGAAAGGTTGATGACAAGGGAAGAGGTTGCTGAGCTTGTGAAGAGATTTATGGACCCTGAAAGCAGTGATGGGATTAAAATGAGGAGAAAAGCGAAAGAGCTCGGAGATTTGTGTCACCGGGCAATTGCGAAAGGAGGTTCATCTGATACAAATCTTGATGATTTTATCAGGGATCTTGGCAAAGCTACCTGCAATCTTCAAATGGAGACACAAGTTCCTCATCCATGA
- the LOC137741301 gene encoding UDP-glycosyltransferase 87A1-like translates to MISNRDQRSPVCHVVAMPYPGRGHINPMMTLCKLLTSQKTDILITFVVTEEWFGFIGSEVTQDNIRLATIPNVVPSELVRAADMYCFIEAIMTKMEAPFERLMDRLEPPPSLIVADTFLPWAVRVGNRRSIPAASFWPMPASFFSVFQHFHLLAENGHFPVDLLERGNDRVDYIPGVSSTRLADLPHFISGISPNILHHIHEDFSWVPKAQYLLFPSIYELEPQVIDVLRSIFSLPIYTIGPLIPYIKSNYHPSAGIDYLQWLDSQPCSSVLYISMGSFLSFSGAQMDEIAGGLRLSRVRFIWVARGETDRLKDACGDMGLVPWCEQLRVLCHSSVGGFLTHCGWNSVREGVFAGVPFLTFPLRMDQGMVSKMIVEDWKVGWRLRKAEDKMDHLVTSEEIAGLAQKFMELEDDEGREMRRRARELKQICHGAIEEGGSSETNINAFVGDIFQGHA, encoded by the exons ATGATCTCCAACAGAGACCAGAGATCCCCTGTCTGCCACGTGGTGGCCATGCCGTATCCCGGTCGGGGCCACATCAACCCGATGATGACCCTCTGCAAGCTACTGACTTCACAAAAGACTGACATCCTCATCACCTTCGTCGTCACGGAGGAGTGGTTCGGTTTCATCGGATCCGAAGTCACCCAGGACAACATCCGACTCGCCACGATTCCCAACGTTGTCCCGTCGGAGCTGGTCCGCGCCGCCGACATGTACTGCTTCATCGAAGCGATCATGACCAAGATGGAGGCCCCATTCGAGCGGCTCATGGATCGCCTCGAGCCTCCGCCGAGCCTGATCGTGGCCGACACTTTCCTGCCTTGGGCAGTCCGTGTCGGGAACCGGAGGAGTATTCCGGCGGCGTCGTTTTGGCCGATGCCGGCGTCCTTTTTCTCCGTCTTCCAACATTTTCATCTTTTAGCAGAAAACGGGCACTTCCCGGTTGACTTGTTAG AGAGGGGCAATGATCGTGTGGATTACATCCCAGGAGTTTCTTCAACACGACTGGCAGACCTGCCTCATTTCATTAGTGGAATCTCCCCAAACATTCTCCACCACATCCATGAAGATTTCTCATGGGTGCCTAAAGCACAATATCTCTTATTCCCCTCCATCTATGAGCTTGAACCCCAAGTCATCGACGTTTTAAGATCAATATTCTCACTACCCATTTACACAATTGGTCCATTAATACCCTACATCAAATCTAATTATCACCCGAGTGCTGGCATCGACTATCTACAATGGCTAGATTCTCAACCTTGCAGCTCTGTTCTGTACATCTCCATGGGaagttttctttcattttcaggTGCCCAAATGGATGAGATTGCAGGCGGTTTGCGCTTGAGTAGGGTTCGGTTCATATGGGTGGCTCGTGGGGAAACGGACAGGTTAAAAGATGCTTGTGGCGACATGGGTTTAGTGCCCTGGTGTGAACAATTGAGGGTTTTGTGCCATTCTAGTGTTGGTGGGTTTTTGACACATTGTGGTTGGAACTCAGTTAGGGAAGGTGTTTTTGCTGGTGTCCCGTTTCTGACCTTTCCGTTACGTATGGATCAAGGCATGGTTAGTAAGATGATTGTGGAGGATTGGAAAGTTGGGTGGAGGTTGAGGAAGGCTGAGGACAAAATGGACCATTTGGTAACAAGCGAGGAGATTGCTGGGCTGGCGCAGAAGTTCATGGAGTTGGAGGACGATGAAGGGAGAGAAATGAGAAGAAGGGCCAGAGAACTTAAACAGATATGTCATGGTGCTATTGAAGAAGGCGGATCATCTGAAACGAACATCAATGCCTTCGTTGGAGACATTTTTCAAGGCCATGCATAA
- the LOC137742221 gene encoding UDP-glycosyltransferase 87A1-like: MPYPGRGHINPMMNLCKLLTSQKPDILITFVVTEEWLGFIGSEATPDNIRLATIPNVIPSELVRAADMDGFIDAIMTKMEAPFERLMDRLEPPPSLIVADTFLPWAVRVGNRRSIPAASFWSMPASLFSVFQHFDLFAENGQYPVDSLERGNERVDYIPGVSSTRLADLPHFMNRISPSIFHHIHEDFSWVPKAQFLLFPSIYELESQVINVLRSKFSLPIYTIGPLIPYVKSNDHPSAGIDYLRWLDSQPCSSVLYISLGSFLSFSGAQMDEIAVGLRMSGVRFIWVARGETDRLKDACGDMGLVVPWCEQLRVLCHSSVGGFLTHCGWNSVREGVFAGVPFLTFPLLMDQGMVSNMIVEDWKVGWRVRKAEDKMDHLVTREEIAGLAQKFMDLEDDEGREMRRRAKELKQICHGAIDEGGSSQTNISAFLRDISQSYA, translated from the exons ATGCCGTATCCCGGTCGGGGCCACATCAACCCGATGATGAACCTTTGCAAGCTACTGACTTCACAAAAGCCTGACATCCTCATCACCTTCGTCGTCACGGAGGAGTGGCTCGGCTTCATCGGTTCCGAAGCCACCCCGGACAACATTCGACTCGCCACGATTCCCAACGTCATCCCGTCGGAGCTGGTCCGCGCCGCCGACATGGATGGCTTCATCGACGCCATCATGACCAAGATGGAGGCCCCGTTCGAGCGGCTCATGGATCGGCTCGAGCCGCCTCCGAGCCTGATCGTGGCCGATACTTTCCTGCCTTGGGCTGTCCGTGTCGGGAACCGGAGGAGTATCCCGGCGGCGTCGTTTTGGTCAATGCCGGCGTCCCTTTTCTCCGTTTTCCAACATTTTGATCTTTTCGCGGAAAATGGGCAGTACCCGGTTGACTCGTTAG AGAGGGGCAATGAACGTGTGGACTACATCCCAGGAGTTTCTTCAACACGACTAGCAGACCTGCCTCATTTCATGAATCGAATCTCCCCAAGCATTTTCCACCACATCCACGAAGATTTCTCATGGGTGCCTAAAGCACAATTTCTCTTATTCCCCTCCATCTATGAGCTTGAATCCCAAGTCATCAACGTTTTAAGATCAAAGTTCTCACTACCCATTTACACAATTGGTCCATTAATACCCTACGTCAAATCTAACGATCACCCGAGTGCTGGCATCGACTATCTAAGATGGCTAGATTCTCAACCTTGCAGCTCTGTTCTGTACATCTCCTTGGgaagttttctttctttttcaggtGCCCAAATGGATGAGATCGCAGTCGGTTTGCGCATGAGTGGGGTTCGGTTCATTTGGGTGGCTCGTGGGGAAACGGATAGGTTAAAAGATGCTTGTGGCGACATGGGTTTGGTAGTCCCTTGGTGTGAGCAGTTGAGGGTTTTGTGCCATTCTAGTGTTGGTGGGTTTTTGACACATTGTGGTTGGAACTCAGTTAGGGAAGGTGTTTTTGCTGGTGTCCCGTTTCTGACCTTTCCGTTACTTATGGATCAAGGCATGGTTAGTAATATGATTGTGGAGGATTGGAAAGTTGGGTGGAGGGTGAGGAAGGCTGAGGACAAAATGGACCATTTGGTGACAAGAGAGGAGATTGCTGGGCTGGCGCAGAAGTTTATGGATTTGGAGGATGATGAAGGGAGAGAGATGAGGAGAAGGGCCAAAGAACTTAAGCAGATATGCCATGGTGCCATTGACGAAGGCGGATCATCTCAAACGAACATCAGTGCCTTCCTTAGAGACATTTCTCAGAGCTATGCATGA